In Sporosarcina sp. PTS2304, a genomic segment contains:
- the topA gene encoding type I DNA topoisomerase — MADYLVIVESPAKAKTIERYLGKKYKVSASLGHLRDLPRSQMGVDTENNYEPKYITIRGKGPILQELKKEAKKAKKVFLAADPDREGEAIAWHLSHQLGVDIESDCRVVFNEITKDAIKESFKHPRPINMNLVDAQQARRILDRLVGYNISPILWKKVKKGLSAGRVQSVALRLIIDRENEINAFVPEEYWSITTQFTKDKKTFEGTFYGDAKEKIKLTNQEQVEKIVNALEPDEFEVVKVVKKERKRNPALPFTTSSLQQEAARKLNFRARKTMMLAQQLYEGIAIGKEGTVGLITYMRTDSTRISDTAKDEVKSFIQTMYGEDFISTVTTKAKAKANTQDAHEAVRPTSAMRPPDAMKGFLSRDQYRLYKLIWERFVASQMSPAILDTVTADFLNGDIRFRASGSQVKFPGFMKVYIEGDDDQQEEKENILPPLEEGEKITYANIDPKQHFTQPPPRYSEARLVKTLEELGIGRPSTYAPTLDTIQKRGYVTLDAKRFIPTELGGIVHQAVNQYFPDVIDIEFTAQMEQSLDHVEEGSIEWRKVIDAFYRDFEKHVEVADAEMEKIEIKDEPAGEDCEKCGSPMVYKMGRYGKFMACSNFPDCRNTKAIIKPIGVTCPKCKEGEVVERKSKTKRIFFGCDQYPECDYVSWDKPISRPCPKCQQTLVEKRLKKGVQIQCTECDYKEEPQG, encoded by the coding sequence ATGGCAGATTACTTAGTAATTGTAGAATCACCTGCTAAAGCGAAAACGATTGAACGATACTTAGGGAAAAAGTATAAAGTAAGTGCTTCACTTGGACATTTACGTGATTTACCTCGCAGTCAAATGGGAGTAGATACCGAAAATAATTATGAACCGAAGTATATTACGATCCGGGGAAAAGGGCCAATTCTTCAAGAATTAAAAAAAGAAGCGAAAAAAGCGAAAAAAGTCTTTCTCGCAGCTGACCCGGATCGCGAAGGGGAAGCCATTGCTTGGCATCTATCACATCAGCTGGGTGTGGATATTGAGTCTGATTGTCGCGTAGTATTCAACGAAATTACAAAAGATGCGATTAAAGAATCATTTAAACATCCGCGTCCTATTAATATGAATTTAGTAGATGCTCAACAAGCCAGAAGAATTTTAGACAGACTGGTAGGTTACAACATCAGTCCGATTCTTTGGAAGAAAGTAAAAAAAGGATTGTCTGCAGGGCGTGTTCAATCAGTTGCATTGCGTTTGATTATTGATCGTGAAAACGAAATTAATGCATTTGTACCTGAAGAATACTGGAGTATTACAACACAGTTTACAAAAGATAAAAAAACATTTGAAGGCACGTTTTATGGCGATGCTAAAGAAAAAATAAAGCTGACGAATCAAGAGCAAGTAGAAAAAATCGTAAACGCACTTGAACCGGATGAATTTGAAGTTGTTAAAGTAGTGAAAAAAGAACGTAAGCGGAATCCTGCGCTTCCTTTCACTACATCTTCACTTCAGCAAGAAGCAGCGCGTAAATTGAACTTCCGTGCAAGAAAGACCATGATGCTAGCACAGCAATTATATGAAGGAATTGCGATTGGAAAAGAAGGGACAGTCGGTTTAATAACGTATATGCGTACAGACTCGACCCGAATTTCTGACACAGCGAAAGACGAAGTGAAATCATTCATACAAACTATGTACGGAGAAGACTTCATTTCTACTGTAACGACTAAAGCAAAAGCAAAGGCAAATACACAGGATGCACACGAAGCGGTACGTCCGACTTCAGCCATGCGGCCCCCCGATGCTATGAAGGGATTCTTATCAAGAGACCAGTATCGTTTGTACAAGTTGATTTGGGAACGCTTTGTAGCAAGTCAAATGTCGCCGGCGATTTTGGATACTGTGACTGCTGATTTTTTGAATGGCGATATTCGCTTTCGTGCTTCGGGTTCTCAAGTGAAATTTCCGGGCTTTATGAAAGTATATATTGAAGGCGATGACGATCAACAAGAAGAGAAAGAAAATATTCTTCCGCCGCTTGAAGAAGGCGAAAAAATCACCTATGCAAATATCGATCCGAAACAACATTTCACACAGCCACCGCCAAGATATTCGGAAGCGAGACTAGTAAAAACTCTTGAAGAATTAGGGATAGGCCGTCCATCGACGTATGCGCCTACACTCGATACCATTCAAAAGCGTGGATATGTTACGCTGGATGCAAAGCGGTTTATTCCCACAGAACTTGGCGGAATTGTTCACCAAGCAGTGAATCAATATTTCCCTGACGTTATTGATATTGAGTTCACTGCACAAATGGAACAAAGTCTCGACCACGTAGAAGAAGGTAGTATTGAATGGCGTAAAGTGATTGATGCCTTTTATCGCGATTTTGAGAAGCACGTTGAAGTTGCTGATGCGGAAATGGAAAAGATTGAAATTAAAGATGAGCCTGCTGGTGAGGATTGTGAAAAGTGCGGATCTCCAATGGTCTATAAAATGGGACGATATGGAAAATTTATGGCTTGCTCAAATTTTCCAGACTGCAGAAATACGAAAGCAATCATTAAACCTATCGGGGTAACATGTCCGAAATGTAAAGAAGGCGAAGTAGTCGAGCGTAAAAGTAAAACGAAAAGAATCTTCTTTGGTTGTGACCAATACCCGGAATGTGATTATGTATCATGGGATAAGCCCATTTCTCGACCATGTCCGAAATGTCAGCAGACGTTAGTGGAGAAACGATTGAAAAAAGGTGTCCAAATTCAATGTACAGAATGCGACTATAAAGAAGAACCACAAGGCTAA
- the trmFO gene encoding FADH(2)-oxidizing methylenetetrahydrofolate--tRNA-(uracil(54)-C(5))-methyltransferase TrmFO gives MTQTVNVIGAGLAGSEAAWQLANRGIQVKLFEMRPVKQTPAHHTDKFAELVCSNSLRANNLTNAVGVIKEEMRQLDSLIIQSADRCAVPAGGALAVDRHEFAANVTEQIRNHPKIEVINEEVTKLPDGITVIASGPLTSPALADEIRELTGEDYLYFYDAAAPIVESDSINMDKVYLKSRYDKGEAAYLNCPMNEEEFERFYQALISAEVAPLKDFEEEMYFEGCMPIEVMAKRGVKTMLFGPLKPVGLEDPKTGKEPTAVIQLRQDNAAGSLYNLVGFQTHLKWGAQKEILQLIPGLENVEIVRYGVMHRNTFINSPRVLNCTYQLKSQPTIFFAGQMTGVEGYVESAGSGLIAGINAAHLAQGGRPIRFPRETALGSMSRYITEADPKNFQPMNINFGLFPELGKRIRTKADRAEKHAKRALKALEEFKESTTI, from the coding sequence ATGACACAAACTGTAAATGTAATTGGTGCTGGATTAGCAGGCAGTGAAGCAGCTTGGCAACTCGCGAATCGAGGGATTCAAGTAAAATTATTCGAGATGCGCCCAGTCAAGCAAACCCCGGCGCACCATACAGACAAATTTGCAGAGTTAGTGTGTAGTAACTCTTTACGAGCTAACAACTTAACGAATGCTGTAGGTGTAATAAAAGAAGAAATGCGCCAGTTAGATTCATTGATTATTCAATCGGCAGACCGCTGTGCAGTTCCTGCTGGCGGTGCGTTAGCGGTTGACCGTCATGAGTTCGCAGCAAATGTTACGGAACAAATCCGAAATCATCCGAAGATTGAAGTGATTAACGAAGAAGTTACAAAGTTGCCCGATGGCATTACAGTTATCGCTTCAGGTCCTTTAACTTCACCGGCCCTTGCGGATGAGATACGCGAACTAACCGGTGAAGATTATCTATATTTTTATGATGCTGCCGCTCCGATTGTAGAAAGTGACTCAATCAATATGGATAAAGTCTATTTAAAATCTCGTTATGATAAAGGTGAGGCAGCCTATTTAAATTGCCCGATGAATGAAGAAGAGTTTGAGCGTTTCTATCAAGCGCTCATATCGGCAGAAGTCGCTCCATTAAAAGACTTTGAAGAAGAAATGTATTTTGAAGGGTGTATGCCAATTGAAGTGATGGCAAAGCGTGGAGTGAAAACGATGTTATTTGGTCCATTGAAGCCTGTAGGCCTTGAAGATCCAAAGACAGGAAAAGAACCGACGGCTGTTATTCAGTTAAGACAGGATAACGCAGCGGGTTCACTGTACAATCTGGTCGGTTTCCAAACGCATTTAAAATGGGGAGCGCAAAAAGAAATCCTGCAATTGATTCCTGGACTGGAAAATGTAGAAATTGTGCGTTACGGAGTTATGCATCGGAATACATTTATCAATTCTCCTAGAGTGCTAAATTGCACATACCAGTTAAAGTCCCAACCGACTATTTTCTTTGCTGGACAAATGACAGGTGTAGAGGGATATGTTGAATCTGCAGGGTCTGGTCTAATTGCTGGAATCAACGCCGCACATTTGGCTCAAGGCGGGCGCCCGATTCGTTTCCCGAGAGAAACTGCACTTGGCAGTATGTCGCGTTATATTACGGAAGCAGATCCGAAAAACTTCCAGCCAATGAATATAAACTTCGGATTATTTCCAGAGCTAGGTAAACGTATTCGTACAAAAGCAGATCGTGCAGAAAAACATGCGAAACGTGCATTGAAAGCGTTGGAAGAGTTTAAAGAATCGACGACAATTTAA
- the xerC gene encoding tyrosine recombinase XerC, producing MVPEIKELADEYVSYIRLEKNYSSYTVKEYEKDLQEFLAFLEEEGIDDVRDIEYPVARLYVTRLYDRKFARTTISRKISSIRSFFRFIHARYSIEDQAFRLLFHPKKEQRLPAFFYEQELEKLFDVTMGDDFRSLRDRALLELLYATGIRVGELVAIEIQDVDFYLGIVKVMGKGRKERFVPFGSFAEEALQEYMECSRPKLMKQKQHASLFVNLRGDPLTDRGVRYVLNDLMEKAALHAKITPHMIRHTFATHLLGAGADLRSVQELLGHSHLSSTQVYTHITNEHLRQTYLQTHPRA from the coding sequence ATGGTACCTGAAATAAAAGAATTGGCAGATGAATATGTATCTTATATCCGCTTGGAGAAAAATTATTCATCCTACACTGTAAAAGAGTATGAAAAAGATCTTCAAGAGTTTTTGGCGTTTCTAGAAGAAGAAGGAATCGATGATGTAAGAGATATAGAATATCCTGTAGCTAGACTTTATGTCACACGACTATATGATCGTAAGTTTGCGAGAACTACTATTTCCAGAAAAATTTCATCCATACGTTCATTCTTTAGATTTATACATGCGCGCTATTCCATTGAAGATCAGGCGTTCCGTTTGCTGTTTCATCCAAAAAAAGAGCAGCGTTTACCTGCCTTTTTTTATGAGCAGGAGCTAGAAAAACTTTTTGACGTGACGATGGGTGATGACTTTCGTTCATTGCGTGATAGAGCATTACTTGAATTACTGTATGCTACGGGAATTCGAGTAGGCGAATTAGTCGCTATAGAAATCCAAGACGTAGATTTTTACTTAGGTATTGTGAAAGTGATGGGTAAAGGTAGAAAAGAACGTTTTGTGCCATTTGGCAGCTTTGCGGAAGAAGCGCTACAAGAGTATATGGAATGTAGTCGTCCAAAGTTAATGAAGCAAAAACAACATGCGAGTCTGTTTGTTAATTTACGTGGGGATCCACTGACTGATCGTGGAGTTAGATATGTTTTAAATGATTTGATGGAGAAAGCAGCGCTACATGCAAAAATCACACCTCATATGATTAGACATACATTTGCAACGCATTTACTAGGAGCTGGTGCAGATCTTCGTTCCGTGCAAGAATTGCTCGGTCACAGTCATTTGTCGTCCACACAAGTGTATACTCACATTACAAATGAACATTTGCGTCAAACGTATTTACAAACGCACCCTCGTGCATAG
- the hslV gene encoding ATP-dependent protease subunit HslV, with amino-acid sequence MMEFHATTIFAIHHEGKCAMSGDGQVTMGNTVVMKHTAKKVRRLFNGKVLAGFAGSVADAFTLFDLFEAKLMEYDGNLQRASVELAKEWRGDRILRKLEAMLLVMDQKTLLLVSGTGEVIEPDDGILAIGSGGNYALAAGRALKKHSNGLTAEEIARASLETAADICVYTNHEIIVEVL; translated from the coding sequence ATGATGGAATTTCATGCTACAACGATTTTTGCCATTCATCATGAAGGAAAGTGTGCCATGTCCGGTGATGGGCAAGTGACGATGGGAAATACAGTCGTTATGAAACATACAGCGAAAAAAGTCCGTAGACTATTTAATGGAAAAGTACTTGCTGGTTTTGCTGGCTCGGTAGCAGATGCTTTTACATTGTTTGATTTATTTGAAGCGAAACTGATGGAGTATGATGGGAATCTCCAAAGGGCTTCTGTAGAACTTGCTAAAGAATGGCGTGGAGATCGAATACTGCGAAAGCTAGAAGCTATGCTGCTCGTAATGGATCAAAAAACGTTATTGTTAGTATCAGGAACTGGAGAAGTTATTGAGCCGGATGATGGCATTTTGGCCATTGGTTCGGGCGGCAATTACGCTTTAGCAGCAGGCAGAGCATTAAAAAAGCATAGCAACGGATTAACAGCTGAGGAAATCGCTAGAGCTTCATTGGAGACAGCGGCAGATATTTGTGTATATACCAACCATGAAATTATTGTGGAGGTGCTCTGA
- the hslU gene encoding ATP-dependent protease ATPase subunit HslU — protein sequence MMKQEMTPKALTAHLDRYIIGQEKAKKAVAVAMRNRYRRMQLTDEEQDEVIPKNILMIGPTGVGKTEIARRIAKLIHAPFVKVEATKFTEVGYVGRDVESMIRDLTEVGVRMVKEDMRESVKDQAQKLAEERLVKLLVPEAKKQNSGQNPFEMFFGQKAQTQEETPEDLTEIRRKRSEIAMQLKAGQIEERMVTIEVTAQQPSLFDAFQGSGMENMSGMQDALSSLMPKKTVQRRMKVKDARKVLEAEEADQLIDQEEVARRGIEMTEQAGIIFLDEMDKIASSNQKSSGEVSREGVQRDILPIVEGSTVTTKYGAVKTDYILFIAAGAFHMSKPSDIIPELQGRFPIRVELDKLTKSDFERILLEPDFSLLKQYERLLATEEVEIEFTEEAISKLAQIAYEVNNETENIGARRLHTILEKLLEDLSFEAADIGPASIKITPAYVDEKLDGIVKNKDLSHFIL from the coding sequence ATGATGAAACAAGAAATGACTCCAAAGGCGCTTACTGCCCATTTGGATCGTTATATTATTGGGCAGGAGAAAGCGAAGAAGGCTGTAGCGGTTGCAATGCGAAATCGTTACAGACGCATGCAGCTAACTGATGAAGAACAAGACGAAGTAATTCCGAAAAATATTTTAATGATCGGACCGACCGGTGTAGGAAAAACTGAAATCGCTAGACGTATCGCCAAATTAATTCACGCGCCTTTTGTTAAAGTCGAAGCCACGAAATTTACAGAAGTAGGTTACGTAGGTCGAGATGTAGAGTCAATGATACGTGATTTGACAGAGGTCGGTGTGCGCATGGTTAAAGAAGACATGAGAGAATCTGTAAAAGACCAAGCGCAAAAATTAGCAGAAGAACGCCTAGTGAAGTTGCTGGTGCCGGAAGCTAAAAAGCAAAATAGTGGGCAAAATCCGTTTGAAATGTTTTTTGGTCAAAAAGCGCAGACGCAAGAAGAAACGCCTGAAGACTTAACGGAAATCAGAAGAAAACGATCAGAAATTGCCATGCAACTAAAAGCCGGACAAATTGAAGAGCGGATGGTAACTATTGAAGTAACAGCGCAACAACCGTCATTGTTCGACGCATTTCAAGGATCGGGTATGGAAAATATGTCTGGCATGCAAGATGCACTTTCTTCACTAATGCCGAAAAAAACAGTTCAACGACGTATGAAAGTAAAAGATGCTAGAAAAGTGTTAGAGGCTGAAGAAGCGGATCAGCTGATCGATCAAGAAGAAGTGGCCCGTAGAGGGATAGAGATGACTGAACAGGCGGGTATCATCTTTTTAGATGAGATGGACAAAATTGCCAGTAGTAATCAAAAATCTTCCGGAGAAGTGTCGAGAGAAGGTGTCCAGCGTGACATACTGCCAATAGTTGAAGGTTCTACTGTCACGACGAAGTATGGAGCTGTGAAAACCGACTATATTCTTTTTATTGCTGCTGGAGCTTTCCATATGTCCAAACCGTCTGACATTATACCAGAGCTGCAAGGAAGATTTCCGATACGCGTAGAGTTGGACAAATTGACAAAAAGCGATTTTGAGCGCATACTGCTAGAGCCGGATTTTTCATTATTAAAACAATATGAACGATTACTTGCAACGGAAGAAGTAGAAATTGAGTTTACAGAAGAGGCGATTAGTAAACTTGCGCAAATTGCTTATGAAGTGAATAATGAAACAGAAAATATTGGTGCTAGAAGATTGCATACAATTCTCGAAAAACTATTGGAAGATCTTTCCTTTGAAGCGGCTGATATTGGACCAGCTTCTATAAAGATTACACCTGCATATGTAGATGAGAAATTAGATGGAATTGTAAAGAACAAAGATTTGTCACATTTTATTCTGTAA
- the codY gene encoding GTP-sensing pleiotropic transcriptional regulator CodY — protein sequence MSLLVKTRKINAMLQKGAGGPVNFKEMAEELSDVIDCNAFIVSRKGKLLGLEIHHQIDNDRMKKMFEDRKFPEEYTNHLFEIQETSPNLDIESAYTVFPIENKELFKDGLTTIVPIIGGAERLGTLILARLKDSFGEDDLILAEYGATVVGMEILREKSEEIEHEARSKAVVQMAINSLSYSEHEAIEHIFKELDGNEGLLVASKIADRVGITRSVIVNALRKLESAGVIESRSLGMKGTYIKVLNDKFLPELEKHQS from the coding sequence ATGAGTTTATTAGTTAAAACGAGAAAAATTAATGCAATGTTACAAAAGGGAGCTGGTGGACCAGTCAACTTTAAAGAAATGGCTGAGGAACTAAGTGACGTTATCGATTGTAACGCGTTTATTGTAAGTCGAAAAGGTAAATTACTCGGACTGGAAATTCATCATCAGATCGATAATGATCGTATGAAGAAAATGTTTGAAGACCGCAAATTCCCTGAAGAGTACACGAATCATTTATTTGAAATTCAAGAAACTTCACCAAATCTTGATATCGAAAGTGCTTATACAGTATTTCCAATAGAAAACAAAGAACTATTCAAAGATGGTTTAACAACGATTGTTCCAATTATCGGTGGTGCTGAACGTTTAGGTACTTTAATCTTGGCTAGATTAAAGGATAGTTTTGGTGAAGATGATCTTATTCTTGCTGAGTATGGTGCGACTGTAGTCGGTATGGAGATTCTTCGTGAGAAGTCGGAAGAGATTGAGCATGAAGCACGCAGTAAAGCTGTCGTACAAATGGCAATCAATTCGCTTTCGTACAGTGAACATGAAGCAATCGAGCACATTTTCAAAGAGTTAGACGGCAATGAAGGTCTGCTTGTCGCTTCTAAAATTGCAGATCGTGTAGGAATTACTCGTTCTGTCATCGTAAATGCTTTACGTAAACTTGAAAGTGCTGGTGTTATTGAATCACGTTCGTTAGGTATGAAAGGTACGTACATTAAAGTATTGAATGATAAATTCTTACCGGAACTTGAAAAGCATCAATCATAA
- the flgB gene encoding flagellar basal body rod protein FlgB has translation MDIYGSTINLLERGLDYSSAKGKAISQNIANVDTPNYKSKNVDFKEVFSGAKSVGLDAYKTNEKHIDFTHSARSKTFDISNFRYRQDRNGVDMDKQQADLAANQIYNSALIERLNGKFNSLQSVIKGGR, from the coding sequence ATGGATATATACGGCAGTACCATCAATCTACTTGAAAGAGGTTTAGATTACTCATCGGCTAAAGGGAAAGCCATTTCTCAAAATATAGCTAATGTTGATACACCAAATTATAAATCGAAAAATGTAGATTTTAAAGAAGTATTCTCAGGAGCGAAAAGTGTGGGGTTAGATGCTTATAAAACAAATGAGAAGCATATAGATTTTACCCATTCGGCTAGAAGTAAAACATTCGATATTTCTAATTTTCGCTATAGACAAGATCGTAACGGTGTAGATATGGATAAACAACAAGCAGATTTAGCTGCGAATCAAATTTACAATTCAGCACTTATTGAGCGGCTAAATGGAAAGTTTAATTCATTGCAAAGTGTAATAAAAGGAGGGCGTTGA